The genomic segment ttaaatttatggcagttccttgtcgatgtagtACTGCTTCCGTTTTTgatttatcttcagaaaaattttacttgtgtgtgttattaatgatattgtttgataatttccacattcttttggatcatccCAGAAGGGATGTGTTGATCCTTGGTGGTCTAAGGGCTGAGATTTAATGGGCATATGTGTAAGAGGTAGGAGAAAAAGACAGTATAtaagattagattagattagagaaAATATTCTACCCTACTGACAGCAGGGACTCCCATAAGATGATACTCTCAGAGATGAAGGAGAAAAACACCTATTCTACAGTGTGAGACGGTGATGATCACGCCTCTCTCAGGCTTTGATTGTGAAGaacagagaaaagggaaaaacttCCATTGATAATTCGTAGCTCAAATTTGTATGTATGGAGACATGAAGTCTAAACCTTATCATTGTTGTGTCCCCAAAATCTCCCAAGTAAAAAGTTATGTTTGAAGGTATTCTGGACCTGTTTTGCTATTAAGGCACCACACAGAAGTAATATAAATCATTTCTGAAAGAATATATTTCAAAGtcattgttcaatgatttccacagATAAAGTTCAAAGGAACATGAACTCATAATGAAAAGTCATTGAACAGACAACTAAACAAGGCACCATGAGCAAGAGTCAGGAATAACATCAAATTGGAGAATCAGACCCACAAAACTACAGATATTTCTATTATTCAATAGTAATTTTAAATACATATGTCCAATATGTTTTAATAAAAGAATCTTTGAGAGTACAACGAGGAAACAAGTTACTTTTAGATTCTGCCAGGCATATatgagaaaagaataaaatggagGCTTTCGAAGAGAAAACAAATTATTGATTGAAATCTAAAACTCAGTGGATGGGTTAAACAGCCAATTAACACAACTTAAAATAGAATGAGTGAGTTGGAGGACATATCTATAAATATTAAACAGAACACAGCATAGAAGTACAAAGAAATGGATCTTTCAGAGATGGGAACAATATAATGAAAGGATCCAGCTTACATCCAACTGGGATTCTAGAGAGATATataagagaaaaatgaagaagcaaTATTCAGAATACTGTTTAGTAGACAGCACTCTGGCCTAGTACCATATTGAATAACGAAGCTGTGCAGCTCTTCGTGATCACAAGAGGATTGTCAGTATGTATCATACATGCTCAATAAATCTTTTTGTTGTCTTGGATTgttagtgatgatgatgatgttaaTAATATTGATGAATGTGGTCTTCTGTTCACTTTCCACAAGATTTTACCTGCATTGTCTCTTTGTGGAGGGACAACTCCTAAGTCTGGATGGTAAATACATTGTCTATCTGCTACCACTCTCCCTTAATTTATTAATGTCAGATATCttgactttcttttctaattaattACTTCATTCCCTCATAACCCTTCTGAAAACGGGGTACCAGAAAGCCACAACTAATCTGATTTAGAGAAATGGGCCCTTCGACCTTACTTTCCTAGTCATGACCTTATGCTCCCAtagggattttcttttttccttcatttctgaaaCCTGGTtactgggaaaatgttttgagCAGCTAATGTTGGCAAATATTTGTACTTCATAGAAATGTTTTATTCAACCCCAGTCTTTCTCTTTGATAATCTCAAAGATGTCCACTTTCTACCCTTATACACAATTCCCAGGCTATGTTTGACAACTGTTTCCTATATTCAAAATGGTTCATAATTTTCCTTCTAATTTTGGTTCATCTGAATAAAAATGTGTATTTCTTGGGGGATATTTTAGTGATACCATAGAGAAAACAACAGCTATAACATCTTGAAGGTAATGTATAGTTCCTGATGCAAAAATATTCTTTAGGTTAGTTACCATTTGTTTGAAGACTTATTTCTGTGTTTCTTTGGACTGACTCCAATGTgaaggagagggggaaaaaaaacaaaaacaaaaaaacttcctaAATCTTTCCCAGAGTTTCCAATCCTCACGCCTATTGTCTAAGCATGAATCTTACAAAAGTCCAAGTCGGTTTCCCCTGTAGAAGTCTCTGACCTGGGAACCACAAATAGGCTTCAGGGGGACTGAAAATTCCAAAATGCTCCAAGTAAAGGTGGTAAGTAGTTGTATGTTTCTGGACAGAGGAACCTGAGTTTCCACAGACGTTTATAGGTTACCAAGAAGATCAATAATTACCGTCCTAGACAATAGAACTCTGAGGTATTTCTGATTTGAGGAAAGGAAAAACTGCACCAACAAGAAAGGGAGCTTCACAGTTCTCTGAACTTTGTGTTACTTCATTTGTCAAGAGGCTTCCTGGAGTTGTTAATTTGGTTATGTCACATTCGTTTTcaagctgctgctgcttctcttgaCTCTTCCCACCACCCTGCTACTTGCTTCTCACATCTCTCCAGGCATCATAAAAGCAGAAAGGGTATTACAGAATTGTCAAGAGTCCCTCTTTATAAATTAACTAAAGGTCAGTTCTCAAGAAGATTTTAAAGAGTACCTACCCAGGATCCTTTCTGTGAATATTCAGGAGCTTCTCCAATCATTAAGTTAATGCAGAGCAATGTCCAAATagagtttttctgttttcccatgtaaaaaaaattgcacTATTTCCCCAATTTGGCCTATTTCCAAAGTCTTACATATTTGCAAAATCTGCCATGGGAAAATatgaaatgaagacattttaGGAGAAAATAGACTAATGGTACCCATTGAATGCCTTTTGTCCAAGAGGATTTTTCAGTTAAGGTCGATGATTGTATATGAAAGGAGATTAAACTCAATGTTGTAAAATTAGCCTGATGCATGACTAAAAATAAATGATGTGTCCTTTTTTTGGTAATAAAGCTATTTCCTTCTCTCATCTTTTCTTCAGCAGATGGCAACAAGCAGGCccatggaatggaatggaaaccACTCCTCTGTAAcgatgtttgttcttctgggactCTCAGATAAAAAAGAGCTGCAGCTCATCCTCTTTCCAATATTCCTAGGAATCTACCTTGTAACCCTTATCTGGAACCTTGGTCTCATCCTTCTAATTAGAATGGAGTCCTACCTGCAtacacccatgtacttttttctttgtttcctgtcgtTTATAGATATCTGCTATTCTTCTTCAATCAGCCCGAGGATGCTTTCAGACTtcctaaaaaatgaaaaaatgatttCCTTCATTTCCTGTGCAACTCAGTATTTTGTTGCAGCCTGGATGGCTCTGGCTGAGTGCTGCCTATTGGCCAccatggcctatgaccgataTGTGGCCATTGGCAACCCACTACAATACTCAGCCATCATGGTACCTGACCTCTGTGGGAAGATGGTTGCTGGGGCCTATGTAAGTGGTTTCCTTAGCAGTTTATCTCAAACAATCTCTTGCTTTCAACTTTACTACTGTGGACCAAATGTCATTCAGCATTTCTTCTGTGACTTGCCTCAGATTATTTCCTTGTCTTGCTCCAATCCCTTCACCACCCAAATGACTCTTCTTCTGGTAGCTATTGTTGTTGGATTTGGTTCTTTGTTTGTTATCCTCTTATCCTATGGTTTCATTGCAGCATCCGTCCTGAAAATATCCTCAGGCAAAGGTCGTGCCAAGGCCTTCAATACCTGTGCCTCCCACTTGGCAGCTGTGACACTCTATTATGGTACAGCCCTCTCCGTGTACCTGAGTCCCAAGTCTAATCAGTCCATGAAGTGGGACAAGGTGCTATCAATGTTCTATGtcatcatcatccccattttaaacCCTCTGATCTATAGTCTGAGGAACAAGGAGATCAAAGAGGCCCTCAAGAGGCTTATAAAGAGACCAACAGCCTTATGTCAGAATAGTATTTGGGCAGGTGTTATTACCATGCAAGGTAGATGGAGGTAAAAATGTGTCAGTGGCCTATTGCAGGTCATATGAATAACTAGACAGCAAGAAGAAGTGAAAACTTGGCTTCCTTATTTCTTGGGGCCATCATGCTTAGCTGCTATCAAGAAGTAATCTAACAGTCTTGTTATATACAGTTTAACAAGCCAGTTTCTATTATTAGAACTCAGATAAAAGCCTAAAAGGTGATTGTGCTTTGAGAAGAGAAATGTTGGTAGATATTATATGTACAGAAATGAGAAGAATCCAGGACACCAAGCagtatgttctgtccttcacagattttctttgtttcttttattattaatttttcgaCATTCATATATgttcaaaaaaaaaccaaaattaaatactatataaaattaaacattggaaaaattaaaaattattttttttttattgtgctttagttaaagtttacagtttaagttagtttctcatacaaaaatttatacacacattgttatgtgaccatagttgctctccctataatgtgacaacacactcctccttccCACCCGGATTTCCCATGCCCATGCTACTGGCTCCCGTCCTTTTCTGCTCTCTCTtacctcacctccagacaggagctgcccatttagtctcgtgtatctacttgagttAAACAGCACACTCtttacgagtatcattttatgtcttatagtccagtctaatcttcctctgaagagttggcttgggaatggttttagttttgggctaacagagagtctgggagccatgtcttctggggtccctccagtctcaatcagaccattcagtttggtctttttactagaatttgagttctgcaccacacttttctcctgctccttcagggattctctattgtgttccctgtcagggtggttacTGATGGTACCcaggcacgatctagttcttccggtctcaggacaattgagtctctggtttatatggccctttctgtctcttgagctcatatttttcttgtgtctttgatattcttctttctcctttgctccaggtgtgttgggaccaattgatgtgtcttaaaTTGCCGcttgctacctttttttttttattaccttttattgagcttcaagtgaacgtgtacaaatcaagtcagtctgtcacatataagtttacatacatcttactccgtactcccacttgctctccccctaatgagtcagcccttccagtctctccttttgtgacaattttgccagcttcccactctctctatcctcccaacccccctccagacaggagatgccaacacaatctcaagtgtccacctgatacaagtagctcactcttcatcagcatctctctcccacccactgtccagtccctttcatgtgtgatgagttgtctttggggatggttcctgtcctgtgccaacagaaggtctggggaccatggccgccgggattcctctag from the Loxodonta africana isolate mLoxAfr1 chromosome 7, mLoxAfr1.hap2, whole genome shotgun sequence genome contains:
- the LOC100667154 gene encoding olfactory receptor 5AN6-like, with translation MATSRPMEWNGNHSSVTMFVLLGLSDKKELQLILFPIFLGIYLVTLIWNLGLILLIRMESYLHTPMYFFLCFLSFIDICYSSSISPRMLSDFLKNEKMISFISCATQYFVAAWMALAECCLLATMAYDRYVAIGNPLQYSAIMVPDLCGKMVAGAYVSGFLSSLSQTISCFQLYYCGPNVIQHFFCDLPQIISLSCSNPFTTQMTLLLVAIVVGFGSLFVILLSYGFIAASVLKISSGKGRAKAFNTCASHLAAVTLYYGTALSVYLSPKSNQSMKWDKVLSMFYVIIIPILNPLIYSLRNKEIKEALKRLIKRPTALCQNSIWAGVITMQGRWR